In Euphorbia lathyris chromosome 9, ddEupLath1.1, whole genome shotgun sequence, the following are encoded in one genomic region:
- the LOC136207480 gene encoding uncharacterized protein, whose product MAGKPISAPAAPMPENVAEDGDLLEIAEILLSLRNSDDVDQVCTMTKLIKGKNSSSAVSRPIAFLSCAAIHRRRETVSRRKISSAVSRPIAFLFCVAIHRRRETVNIAPPADVYACLVCGKYYQGRGRKSHAYTHSLEAGHHVYINLETEKVYCLPDGYEIIDPSLDDIRHVLNPRFRRDQVEQIDKNRQWSRALDGSDYLPGMVGLNNIKETDFVNVTIQSLMRVTSLRNFFLIPENYQHCKSPLVHRFGELTRKIWHARNFKGQVSPHEFLQAVMKVSKKRFRIGQQSDPLEFMAWLLNTLHAELKTSKKNTSIIYECFQGELEVVKEVPRSAVADDKENGEDQNGIKKGTDGGNGHGVVAETSRMPFLMLGLDLPPPPLFKDVMEKNIIPQVPLFNILKKFDGETVTEVVRPRAARMKYRVTRLPQYLILHMQRFKKNNFFIEKNPTLVNFPVKNLELKDYIPLPTPKEKERLRSKYDLIANIVRDGKPKEGLYRVFVQRKSEELWYEMQDLHVSETLPQMVALSETYLQIYLQMYKEKQGFLSFSICFIGLLYFKTFKTYRRKSIC is encoded by the exons ATGGCAGGAAAACCAATATCTGCCCCTGCTGCACCAATGCCGGAAAATGTAGCGGAAGACGGTGATTTGCTTGAAATAGCAGAAATACTTTTGTCCCTTCGAAATTCTGACGATGTTGATCAG GTCTGTACAATGACAAAATTGATCAAAGGAAAAAATTCCTCCTCCGCCGTTTCCCGCCCCATTGCATTTCTCTCCTGTGCAGCGATTCACAGAAGGCGCGAGACG GTTTCTAGAAGGAAAATTTCCTCCGCCGTTTCCCGCCCCATTGCATTTCTCTTCTGTGTAGCGATTCACAGAAGGCGCGAGACGGTAAATATTGCACCGCCGGCCGATGTATATGCTTGTTTGGTCTGCGGGAAGTATTACCAAGGGAGAGGGAGGAAATCGCATGCGTATACTCACAGCCTTGAAGCTGGACACCATGTCTACATCAATCTTGAGACTGAGAAAGTTTACTGCCTTCCTGATGGTTATGAAATTATTGACCCGTCTCTGGATGATATACGCCATGTTCTGAACCCAAG GTTTAGAAGGGATCAAGTTGAACAAATTGACAAAAACAGGCAGTGGTCAAGAGCCCTTGATGGATCTGATTATCTTCCTGGAATG GTGGGCCTCAATAACATTAAAGAGACTGATTTTGTTAATGTTACAATTCAGTCTCTAATGAGAGTTACATCCTTAAGGAATTTTTTTCTTATCCCTGAAAACTATCAGCATTGCAAATCTCCTCTTGTTCATAGGTTTGGGGAACTTACACGGAAGATATGGCATGCTAGGAACTTTAAAGGACAG GTGAGTCCTCATGAATTTCTCCAGGCTGTTATGAAAGTTAGCAAAAAAAGGTTTCGCATAGGACAACAGTCTGATCCTTTAGAATTCATGGCATGGCTTCTTAATACACTACATGCAGAGCTCAAAACTTCAAAGAAAAACACTAGTATCATTTATGAGTGCTTTCAG GGGGAGTTGGAGGTTGTGAAAGAGGTTCCTCGTAGTGCTGTTGCTGATGACAAAGAAAATGGTGAGGACCAAAATGGCATTAAAAAAGGTACTGATGGTGGAAATGGACATGGCGTTGTTGCAGAAACTTCTAGaatgccattcttgatgcttgGACTGGATTTGCCTCCACCGCCTCTGTTTAAAGATGTGatggaaaagaatataataccCCAG GTTCCTCTGTTCAAcattttgaagaaatttgatgGTGAGACGGTTACTGAAGTTGTCCGCCCTCGTGCAGCCCGAATGAAATACAGAGTGACTAGATTGCCACAATATCTAATTCTCCACATGCAGCGGTTTAAGAAGAACAACTTTTTTATTGAGAAGAATCCAACCTTAG TCAACTTTCCTGTGAAGAATTTGGAACTGAAAGATTATATTCCTCTTCCAACGcctaaagagaaagagagactGCGATCAAAGTATGATTTAATAGCGAATATTGTTCGTGATGGAAAACCCAAGGAGGGGTTATACAGAGTTTTTGTTCAGCGGAAATCTGAAGAACTATG GTACGAAATGCAGGATCTGCATGTTTCAGAAACTCTTCCTCAAATGGTTGCGCTATCGGAGACATATTTGCAGATATATTTGCAAAtgtacaaggaaaaacaagGCTTTTTAAGTTTTTCAATTTGTTTCATTGGATTACTATATTTTAAGACTTTTAAAACTTACCGGCGAAAATCAATTTGCTGA